In the Alkalibacter saccharofermentans DSM 14828 genome, one interval contains:
- a CDS encoding CCA tRNA nucleotidyltransferase, whose translation MNLPENVYRLMNYIESKGYKCYLVGGAVRDFLSHKKPKDFDFTTDAKPEEIKTIFERHIETGIDFGTITVLFNDEPFEITTFRLEHRYSDGRRPDMVFYSDSLLSDLSRRDFTMNAIALDKDLNVYDYFNGMEDLKNRLLRTIGRAKVRFKEDRLRKLRAVRIACENNYLIHEDIIKSIMNDPDLPGVSSERIKAEFDRIFICEGAKRGVELLFRLHLVRVIIPELDKLVTPGEEGWDEYVKHFEESAPELSLRVYFLLRPIAEREEVKTILERLKYQRIIINQVIALYDYERVKRHEDFVKKVPEYTDEMLRLFLKLEDALGKNHPWKMTIRRLLEGELPRKVVDLEIGGNDLKEKGFKGESIGKTLNHLLQVVIEAPELNRRKELIEMVDRIKLEENI comes from the coding sequence ATGAATCTGCCCGAAAATGTATACCGATTGATGAATTATATCGAATCAAAGGGTTATAAATGCTACCTGGTTGGGGGAGCTGTCAGGGATTTTTTATCCCACAAGAAACCCAAAGATTTTGATTTTACCACGGATGCAAAGCCTGAGGAGATAAAGACCATATTCGAACGACATATTGAGACGGGGATAGATTTCGGCACTATTACAGTGCTGTTTAACGACGAACCCTTTGAGATTACCACATTTAGGTTGGAACACAGATATTCCGACGGAAGAAGGCCGGACATGGTATTTTACTCAGATTCCCTTTTAAGCGATCTCAGCAGAAGGGACTTCACCATGAATGCGATAGCTCTTGATAAGGACCTTAACGTATATGATTATTTTAACGGGATGGAAGATTTGAAAAACAGGCTCTTAAGGACTATAGGCAGGGCTAAGGTAAGGTTCAAGGAGGACCGTCTCAGAAAGCTCAGAGCAGTACGGATTGCCTGTGAGAACAATTATTTAATCCATGAGGATATAATCAAATCCATAATGAACGATCCAGATCTTCCCGGCGTTAGCAGCGAGAGGATAAAGGCGGAATTTGATAGAATATTTATATGTGAAGGAGCAAAAAGAGGAGTTGAGCTCTTATTCAGGCTTCATCTTGTAAGGGTTATTATACCTGAACTCGACAAGCTGGTCACTCCAGGGGAAGAAGGATGGGACGAGTACGTCAAACACTTTGAAGAGTCCGCGCCTGAGCTGTCCCTGAGGGTTTATTTTTTGCTGCGTCCCATAGCTGAAAGGGAAGAAGTGAAAACAATCTTAGAGAGGCTGAAGTATCAGAGGATAATAATAAACCAAGTCATAGCTTTGTATGATTATGAAAGAGTTAAAAGACATGAGGATTTTGTTAAGAAAGTTCCCGAGTATACCGACGAAATGCTAAGGCTGTTTTTAAAACTAGAGGATGCCTTAGGCAAAAACCACCCATGGAAGATGACGATTAGGAGGCTTTTAGAGGGTGAGCTTCCCCGAAAGGTAGTAGACCTTGAAATAGGAGGTAATGATTTAAAGGAAAAAGGGTTTAAAGGCGAAAGCATAGGAAAGACCCTTAACCACCTATTGCAAGTCGTCATTGAAGCTCCTGAATTAAATAGAAGGAAGGAACTTATTGAAATGGTGGATAGAATAAAATTAGAGGAGAACATATAG
- the rnmV gene encoding ribonuclease M5, with product MIKELIVVEGKDDIAAVKRAVDAHIIQTSGLGLEEKTYEIIQNAVERTGVIVFTDPDFAGEKIRRMINDRVSGCKHAYLPRDEGTKNGNIGIENASPEAIIKALEDVKTVVEGEAIHTSESIGKLGLLYGNNAKAMREKTGEALGIGYANGKQFLQRINAYQISEEVLLKAVNKIKEKV from the coding sequence ATGATAAAAGAACTTATAGTGGTTGAGGGCAAGGACGATATAGCAGCTGTTAAGAGAGCGGTGGATGCACATATAATTCAGACCAGCGGCCTTGGCCTTGAAGAAAAGACCTACGAAATTATACAAAACGCCGTAGAACGTACGGGCGTTATAGTGTTTACGGATCCAGATTTTGCAGGAGAGAAAATCAGAAGAATGATAAATGACAGAGTTTCGGGATGCAAACACGCCTACCTGCCAAGGGATGAGGGGACCAAAAATGGAAACATTGGAATTGAAAATGCCTCTCCGGAAGCAATCATAAAAGCGCTTGAAGATGTTAAGACGGTTGTTGAAGGTGAGGCGATCCATACTTCGGAAAGCATCGGAAAGCTAGGCCTGCTTTATGGGAACAATGCCAAGGCAATGAGAGAAAAGACAGGGGAAGCCCTGGGTATTGGATACGCAAACGGAAAACAGTTTCTTCAAAGGATAAATGCGTACCAAATAAGCGAAGAAGTACTGCTGAAGGCTGTAAACAAAATAAAAGAAAAGGTTTGA
- a CDS encoding HAD-IA family hydrolase, with protein sequence MAFQCVIFDFDGTLADTEERALYIYNSLAEKYSYKSITREELHKIKHLNIKEIIETVEIPLKKLPKIIKHGQKLLKNEMHTIKPFDEKLEEILIELKERVKVMGIITSNSNRNVKAFMRNQNIDCFDFIESSPLMSKEIKISSTARKYSIPKSDILYVGDESRDIAACKKAGVKCAAVTWGYNYPEALLKESPDYMIDDLTSLIEIVG encoded by the coding sequence ATGGCATTTCAATGCGTCATATTTGATTTTGACGGAACCTTGGCAGACACCGAGGAACGTGCGCTTTACATATACAACAGCCTTGCAGAAAAATACAGCTACAAGAGCATAACCAGAGAAGAGCTACATAAGATCAAGCATCTTAATATAAAGGAAATAATCGAAACAGTTGAGATACCTTTAAAAAAGTTGCCAAAGATCATCAAGCATGGACAAAAGCTTCTGAAAAACGAGATGCATACCATAAAACCCTTTGATGAAAAGCTGGAAGAAATTTTGATTGAACTTAAAGAAAGGGTAAAGGTAATGGGGATAATAACCTCTAACTCAAATAGAAATGTAAAGGCTTTTATGAGGAACCAAAACATAGACTGTTTTGATTTTATTGAGTCTTCGCCCCTTATGAGCAAGGAAATAAAGATTAGCTCTACTGCCAGAAAGTATTCAATACCAAAAAGTGATATACTTTATGTAGGTGATGAAAGCAGGGATATTGCGGCATGCAAAAAAGCAGGGGTAAAATGTGCTGCAGTCACATGGGGATACAACTATCCAGAAGCTCTTTTGAAGGAATCCCCGGACTATATGATAGATGATCTAACAAGCTTGATTGAAATCGTAGGTTAG
- the hisZ gene encoding ATP phosphoribosyltransferase regulatory subunit codes for MINYYIDGVNDIHFQEFLGYERINEEIEQVMRKFGYKPILTPNFEYYDMYNMDQSLSRDKMFKLIDKNGKVLVLRPDATIPICRMAANTFKDPKEVLKFSYITTIFREDNSKTNYKKDFIQGGVEYFGNNSPDCDAEIIAVAISMLLNLGLDKIHIDIGQVAFLDGLFHGLDLTKKEKERVNELIENKNLGDLKLYLNKLQISPEVFETILKIPMLFGSYQKVIPQAEKLCRNESMKTALDNVKEVYKMLKLYGLEKYVYLDFGFTNQLNYYSGLIFKGYAEDWGDSILSGGRYDQLSSTFGVERPAIGFGINISLLTEIISAEENSQDYFDALIRYDSSQTQNALSLASLLRDLDFSTDCINKDYSIDHEAYRFIFEYDEAGLKVSTNEKISPITTEEAIDLLKGESDL; via the coding sequence ATGATTAATTACTATATAGATGGTGTCAACGACATACATTTTCAGGAGTTTTTAGGCTATGAAAGAATAAATGAGGAAATTGAACAGGTCATGCGAAAGTTTGGCTACAAGCCGATATTGACTCCAAATTTCGAATACTACGATATGTACAACATGGATCAGTCTCTCTCTAGAGATAAAATGTTCAAGCTTATCGACAAAAACGGCAAAGTGCTTGTTTTAAGGCCGGATGCAACGATTCCCATATGCAGGATGGCTGCAAACACATTTAAGGACCCAAAAGAAGTCCTCAAGTTCAGCTACATAACAACCATATTCAGAGAAGACAACAGCAAGACAAATTATAAAAAAGACTTCATACAAGGCGGCGTTGAGTATTTTGGCAACAATTCCCCGGATTGCGACGCCGAAATAATAGCAGTAGCGATTTCCATGCTGTTAAACCTAGGTCTAGACAAGATTCACATCGACATAGGCCAAGTCGCTTTTCTGGACGGCTTATTCCACGGGCTGGATCTTACAAAGAAGGAAAAAGAACGCGTAAACGAGCTTATAGAAAACAAGAATCTAGGAGACCTCAAGCTTTATCTCAACAAGCTGCAGATTTCTCCCGAAGTTTTCGAAACGATATTGAAAATCCCCATGCTATTCGGTTCTTATCAAAAGGTGATACCACAAGCAGAAAAGCTCTGTAGGAACGAATCGATGAAAACAGCACTGGACAATGTCAAGGAAGTCTATAAGATGCTAAAGCTCTACGGTTTGGAAAAGTACGTATACCTTGACTTTGGATTCACTAATCAGCTAAATTACTATTCCGGCCTTATATTCAAAGGTTATGCTGAAGACTGGGGAGATTCAATACTATCTGGAGGACGCTACGACCAGTTGTCCTCCACTTTCGGAGTGGAGCGTCCGGCCATAGGCTTTGGAATCAATATAAGCTTGCTTACAGAGATCATAAGTGCCGAAGAAAACAGCCAAGACTACTTTGACGCACTAATAAGGTACGATTCCAGCCAGACTCAAAATGCACTGTCTCTAGCTTCGCTTCTAAGAGATCTGGACTTTTCAACAGACTGCATAAACAAGGACTATTCCATCGATCACGAGGCCTATCGGTTTATTTTTGAATACGATGAAGCCGGATTAAAGGTGTCAACCAATGAAAAAATCTCTCCCATAACCACCGAGGAGGCAATCGACCTTTTGAAAGGAGAATCAGATCTATGA
- the hisG gene encoding ATP phosphoribosyltransferase, with product MKNLNIALAKGRVASAAMKLLIDCGCEFPDYSKESRKLIFHDKKNNIKVTLVKSPDVPVYVEKGAADAGIVGKDILLEDKADVYELVNLNIGKCDMCVAGFADKKPDYSKKITVGTKYPHITRDYFNKLGVLTDIIKLNGSVELAPIIGLSDIIVDIVESGKTLEENGLVVHEKMFPISARFIANKVSLKTKFEEIQWVIDSLGSLVERDE from the coding sequence ATGAAAAACTTAAATATAGCCTTGGCAAAAGGCCGTGTGGCCTCAGCTGCCATGAAGCTTTTGATTGATTGCGGGTGCGAGTTTCCCGACTACAGCAAGGAAAGCAGAAAACTGATATTCCATGATAAAAAGAACAATATAAAGGTAACTTTGGTAAAATCTCCGGATGTTCCTGTGTATGTGGAAAAGGGGGCAGCGGATGCGGGAATTGTGGGCAAGGACATCCTTCTTGAAGACAAAGCTGACGTCTATGAGCTGGTAAACTTGAATATCGGCAAATGTGATATGTGCGTTGCCGGATTTGCAGATAAAAAGCCTGATTACAGCAAAAAAATCACCGTTGGTACCAAGTATCCCCACATAACTAGAGACTATTTCAACAAGCTTGGAGTATTGACTGATATAATCAAGCTTAACGGTTCTGTTGAGCTTGCCCCCATTATAGGCCTTTCAGATATCATAGTCGACATCGTGGAAAGTGGAAAAACCCTTGAAGAAAATGGCCTTGTAGTGCATGAAAAGATGTTTCCCATAAGCGCCAGGTTCATAGCCAACAAGGTTAGCCTAAAAACCAAGTTCGAAGAGATACAGTGGGTCATAGATTCCCTTGGCTCTTTGGTGGAAAGGGATGAGTGA
- the hisC gene encoding histidinol-phosphate transaminase, with the protein MIEDLMRSHLKEFMNYVVPDNDYKYVLNANESPFNLFKDPDLKDGLFDELKEYKTNLYPDGSSRLLREKLSEYLKVDSDKIICANGSDELIPMIFSAFLNPGEAVVSHYPSFDMYKISAQIAQGNFVPVNDLEGHVIDVEGMISAAKDYNAKLIFVCVPNNPTGHAIDKRDIIKILEESPGIVVVDEAYVEFSDANCLDLIEKYENLIILRTFSKAFGMAGLRVGYALGQKKMIDILNKVKQPYNLNSISQLIASWAIENRKPIMEKIKYLSKERDYLYAELKKISGITVYDSQSNFILIKVDDGKKVNDAMLCQGVLLKYFDKKPMLENCFRVTVTTREVNDLVLKILRGALKDA; encoded by the coding sequence ATGATTGAAGATTTGATGAGGAGCCACCTAAAAGAATTTATGAACTACGTGGTTCCAGACAACGATTATAAATATGTCCTTAATGCTAACGAGAGCCCCTTTAACCTGTTTAAAGATCCAGATTTAAAGGATGGACTTTTTGATGAGTTGAAAGAATACAAGACAAACTTATACCCCGATGGCAGCTCACGTCTTCTCAGGGAAAAACTATCTGAATACCTTAAAGTTGATTCAGATAAAATCATATGCGCAAATGGCTCCGATGAGCTTATTCCCATGATATTTTCCGCATTTTTAAATCCAGGAGAAGCAGTAGTTTCACACTATCCTTCATTCGACATGTATAAGATATCCGCACAGATAGCTCAAGGGAATTTCGTACCTGTCAATGATCTTGAGGGACATGTCATCGATGTGGAGGGAATGATTTCTGCTGCAAAAGACTACAATGCTAAACTTATCTTCGTTTGTGTTCCCAATAACCCCACGGGACATGCCATTGACAAAAGGGATATAATAAAAATACTAGAAGAGTCCCCGGGAATAGTTGTTGTTGATGAAGCTTACGTTGAATTTTCAGATGCAAACTGTCTGGATCTTATCGAAAAATACGAAAACCTCATCATCCTTCGGACTTTTTCCAAGGCCTTCGGAATGGCAGGTCTTAGAGTGGGCTATGCCTTGGGGCAAAAAAAAATGATCGACATATTAAACAAAGTAAAGCAGCCCTACAACCTAAACTCAATTTCTCAGCTTATAGCTTCCTGGGCGATTGAAAATCGCAAGCCCATCATGGAAAAAATAAAGTACCTTTCAAAAGAACGGGATTACCTATACGCTGAACTTAAAAAAATATCCGGAATCACCGTTTACGACAGCCAGTCAAACTTCATCTTGATCAAAGTTGATGATGGGAAAAAAGTTAATGACGCCATGCTGTGTCAAGGTGTGCTGTTGAAGTACTTTGACAAAAAGCCAATGCTGGAAAATTGTTTCAGAGTCACCGTCACCACAAGAGAGGTCAATGACCTGGTTTTAAAAATTTTGAGAGGGGCCCTTAAAGATGCGTGA
- a CDS encoding manganese efflux pump MntP family protein — protein MSTFVMMSTAVALSMDAFAVAASCGISNKAKTLGLQGKIALFFGLFQGIMPLMGYFLAATFADRIRTVDHWIAFGLLVFIGIRMILESREEDRCGTGKLSNRYLFTLAIATSIDAMASGIGFAFLDVNIWLIAGVIALTTFVISFVGARFGHSLGHKFQAGSEIFGGSVLILIGGKILLEGLAII, from the coding sequence ATGAGCACCTTTGTTATGATGAGCACTGCGGTGGCTCTTTCAATGGATGCCTTCGCAGTGGCGGCTTCATGCGGAATTTCTAACAAGGCAAAAACTTTGGGACTACAGGGAAAGATCGCCCTGTTTTTCGGATTGTTTCAGGGGATTATGCCCTTGATGGGATATTTTCTTGCGGCGACCTTTGCAGACCGGATCAGGACGGTGGATCATTGGATAGCTTTTGGGCTGTTGGTATTCATCGGGATAAGGATGATTCTCGAGTCTAGAGAGGAAGACAGGTGTGGAACCGGGAAGCTCAGCAACAGATACCTTTTTACATTGGCGATTGCAACGAGCATCGATGCCATGGCTTCGGGAATAGGCTTTGCTTTCTTAGATGTAAATATATGGCTGATAGCAGGAGTTATAGCACTAACTACATTTGTGATAAGCTTTGTAGGAGCCAGGTTTGGGCATAGCCTTGGGCATAAGTTTCAGGCAGGGTCCGAGATTTTTGGCGGCTCAGTGTTGATTTTGATTGGTGGCAAGATTCTTTTGGAAGGCTTGGCGATCATATGA
- the hisD gene encoding histidinol dehydrogenase encodes MDTIIMNTLDITQDKVDYILKRNHAQNKAIEDAVAHILDDVRLNGDAAVLKYTEKFDKVALETLVVSASEIEEGYKSVDGDFIETLTEARDNIENYHRHQISKTWIKDFSPGVRLGQLITPIDRVGLYVPGGKAGYPSTVLMDAVPAKVAGVKSIVLITPPGKDGKVNPYILAAAKIAGVDEIYKVGGAQGVAALAYGTESIKPVNKIVGPGNIYVATAKKQVFGKVDIDMIAGPSEICIIAGSDANPDFIAADLLSQAEHDEMASSMLITWDEKLAHETKKSVYAQMEELSRKDIMKKSIEDNGKIFLVDDIDSAIALSNLIAPEHLEIMVDDPESLLSKITNAGAVFLGSYTPEPIGDYFAGPNHTLPTSGTAKFSSPLGVYDFVKRSSVLHYSKKSLESVKDKVADFAEREGFTSHANAVRRRFND; translated from the coding sequence ATGGATACAATCATTATGAATACCCTAGATATAACTCAAGATAAAGTTGACTACATCCTGAAAAGAAATCACGCCCAGAACAAGGCTATCGAAGACGCCGTTGCCCATATTTTAGATGATGTGCGTTTAAACGGCGACGCAGCAGTACTTAAATATACAGAAAAATTCGATAAAGTGGCACTTGAGACACTGGTAGTTTCAGCTTCTGAAATAGAAGAAGGATATAAGAGCGTAGACGGAGATTTTATTGAAACCTTAACAGAAGCCAGAGACAATATAGAAAATTATCATAGACATCAGATATCAAAGACTTGGATAAAAGACTTCTCTCCCGGTGTAAGGCTAGGCCAGCTTATAACCCCAATCGACAGGGTGGGGCTCTACGTACCCGGAGGCAAGGCCGGTTATCCATCTACCGTACTTATGGATGCAGTTCCTGCCAAGGTTGCCGGAGTTAAGTCCATCGTGCTAATCACTCCTCCCGGTAAAGACGGCAAAGTAAATCCATACATACTCGCCGCTGCAAAGATTGCAGGCGTTGACGAGATATACAAAGTTGGCGGAGCCCAAGGTGTGGCAGCTTTGGCATATGGTACCGAGTCTATAAAGCCCGTCAATAAAATCGTGGGTCCCGGCAATATTTACGTAGCTACTGCCAAAAAACAGGTCTTCGGCAAGGTGGATATAGACATGATAGCGGGACCAAGCGAAATCTGCATTATAGCCGGAAGTGATGCAAACCCCGATTTCATCGCAGCTGATCTTCTAAGTCAAGCAGAACACGACGAAATGGCCTCATCCATGCTGATAACTTGGGACGAGAAGCTCGCCCATGAAACAAAAAAATCTGTTTACGCACAAATGGAGGAACTGTCTCGAAAAGATATAATGAAAAAATCCATCGAAGATAACGGTAAAATATTTTTAGTGGATGATATTGACAGCGCAATAGCTCTTTCAAACTTGATCGCCCCTGAACACCTTGAAATCATGGTGGATGATCCAGAAAGTCTACTGAGCAAAATAACAAATGCAGGAGCCGTATTCTTAGGATCATACACCCCCGAGCCCATAGGCGATTACTTTGCGGGTCCAAATCACACCCTGCCTACTTCCGGAACAGCAAAATTTTCTTCACCACTGGGAGTATATGATTTTGTTAAACGAAGCAGCGTACTGCACTACAGCAAAAAAAGCCTTGAATCGGTAAAAGACAAAGTTGCCGATTTTGCAGAAAGGGAAGGATTCACTTCCCATGCAAATGCGGTTAGGAGGAGATTTAATGATTGA